From one Paenibacillus terrae HPL-003 genomic stretch:
- a CDS encoding nitroreductase family protein — MTEHTFSEHVIDVIQERRTIKRFKSDPIPVDTIKELLDVAVWAPNHKMREPWRFLLFAGDGRKKLAEAIEADIGKDNKFESGILHNPIQLLVVLEEDPRQAVWDEDFAAVSALVQNFMLAAWSKGIGTFWVTKPFLYSPKFRKHLGIQPGEKIIGMVYAGYPEVIPEPRPRIPAADKLTLFDK, encoded by the coding sequence GTGACAGAGCATACCTTTAGTGAACATGTCATAGATGTAATTCAGGAACGACGGACCATTAAACGGTTTAAATCCGACCCCATTCCGGTAGATACCATTAAAGAACTACTGGACGTTGCTGTATGGGCCCCCAATCATAAAATGCGTGAGCCATGGCGTTTTCTATTGTTTGCCGGTGATGGGCGGAAAAAGCTCGCTGAAGCTATTGAAGCCGATATTGGCAAGGATAATAAATTCGAAAGCGGCATTTTGCACAATCCGATTCAGCTTTTAGTTGTGTTGGAGGAAGACCCTCGTCAGGCAGTTTGGGATGAGGACTTTGCAGCGGTTAGTGCCCTTGTACAAAACTTTATGCTTGCCGCATGGAGTAAAGGAATCGGGACGTTTTGGGTCACAAAGCCTTTTCTTTATTCACCGAAATTCCGCAAGCATTTGGGAATTCAGCCTGGTGAGAAGATCATCGGCATGGTGTATGCAGGTTATCCTGAAGTCATTCCAGAACCAAGACCACGTATTCCAGCAGCGGATAAGTTGACCCTGTTTGACAAATAA
- a CDS encoding YraN family protein, with product MRNEMRTGGKDQRKAKGALGEQVAASFLENLGYRIIERNWQCRSGEMDLIAAQGDILVFIEVRSRSSSNYGTPAESITARKITQVRQTAAVYLHMNGIEDVPIRFDMISVRLIDETAVVTEHIIEAF from the coding sequence ATGAGAAACGAAATGAGGACCGGAGGTAAGGATCAGCGAAAAGCCAAAGGAGCTTTGGGTGAACAGGTAGCGGCTTCATTTTTGGAAAATCTGGGGTATCGTATCATAGAGCGTAATTGGCAATGTCGTAGCGGTGAAATGGATCTGATCGCCGCGCAGGGGGATATTCTCGTGTTTATTGAAGTACGCAGCCGAAGCAGCTCCAATTATGGAACGCCTGCAGAATCAATCACTGCACGTAAAATAACCCAGGTTCGCCAGACGGCCGCTGTTTATTTGCATATGAACGGGATTGAGGATGTTCCAATCCGTTTTGATATGATTTCTGTACGATTGATTGACGAAACCGCAGTCGTCACGGAGCATATAATTGAGGCATTTTAA
- a CDS encoding MarR family winged helix-turn-helix transcriptional regulator, with the protein MDNNHNVGATLKLDNQLCFAIYACSREITKLYQPYLEKLGVTYSQYLVLIVLWEREECTVKELGEALYLDSGTLTPLLKRLQNAGLIDRKRSTQDERKVLISLTPEGSALREKALSVPGCIQEKTSMTHDQFGSLLFQFNDLLDRVHKANVQVEKS; encoded by the coding sequence ATGGACAACAATCATAATGTAGGTGCAACATTAAAACTTGATAATCAGTTATGCTTTGCCATATATGCGTGTTCCAGAGAGATTACGAAGCTATACCAGCCTTATCTGGAAAAGCTCGGTGTGACATACTCACAGTATTTAGTGCTCATCGTGCTTTGGGAGCGCGAGGAATGTACAGTGAAGGAATTAGGCGAGGCGTTGTATCTGGACTCAGGGACACTGACTCCGTTATTGAAAAGATTGCAGAATGCCGGACTCATTGACCGGAAACGTTCGACTCAGGATGAACGTAAGGTGCTGATTTCTTTGACTCCGGAAGGAAGTGCATTGCGGGAAAAAGCGCTATCTGTACCGGGATGTATTCAGGAAAAAACAAGCATGACCCACGATCAATTCGGCTCGCTCCTGTTTCAGTTCAATGATTTACTGGATCGAGTTCATAAAGCGAATGTGCAGGTTGAAAAATCATAA
- a CDS encoding organic hydroperoxide resistance protein, with protein MMTIQQKMYETTVKAVGGRNGYVESSSPELRLNIDTPKEMGGAGGAGTNPEQLFAAGYSACFDSALNMVARMQRIKHEGTEVTATVNLGKVEDGGFGIGVNLDVLVKGVDHETAVKLVEGAHEQCPYSRATRGNIEVKLNVL; from the coding sequence ATGATGACCATTCAACAAAAAATGTATGAAACAACAGTGAAAGCAGTTGGAGGACGTAATGGTTATGTCGAGTCTTCTTCCCCTGAACTTCGTCTAAATATTGATACACCAAAAGAAATGGGCGGTGCAGGCGGCGCGGGTACGAATCCGGAGCAATTGTTCGCAGCAGGCTATTCAGCGTGTTTTGACAGTGCTTTGAATATGGTGGCCCGCATGCAGCGTATTAAACATGAAGGTACCGAAGTAACAGCCACGGTCAATTTAGGTAAAGTTGAAGACGGCGGCTTTGGAATCGGAGTGAACCTCGATGTTCTGGTAAAAGGCGTTGACCATGAAACAGCGGTAAAACTGGTAGAAGGCGCACATGAACAGTGTCCTTACTCTCGCGCTACCCGCGGAAATATCGAAGTGAAGCTGAACGTGCTCTAA
- the sucC gene encoding ADP-forming succinate--CoA ligase subunit beta gives MNIHEYQGKEVLKQYGVAVPNGKVAYTVEEAVAAAESLGSAVTVVKAQIHAGGRGKAGGVKVAKSLDEVRTYASEILGKVLVTHQTGPEGKEVKRLLVEEGCDIRKEYYVGVVVDRATGRVVIMASEEGGTEIEEVAAATPEKIFKAVVDPAIGLQVYQARKLAYDINIPNELVNKAVKFMQALYEAFVDKDCSIAEINPLVVTGDGNVLALDAKLNFDSNALFRHKDILELRDLDEEDEKEIEASKYDLSYIALDGNIGCMVNGAGLAMATMDIIKYYGGDPANFLDVGGGATTEKVTEAFKIILSDPKVEGIFVNIFGGIMQCDIIANGVVEAAKQLGLTRPLVVRLEGTNVELGKQILAESGLNIVAADSMADGAQKIVELVQ, from the coding sequence ATGAATATCCATGAATATCAGGGTAAAGAAGTATTGAAGCAGTACGGAGTGGCTGTACCGAACGGTAAGGTTGCCTATACGGTGGAGGAAGCCGTCGCTGCAGCAGAATCGCTTGGAAGCGCTGTTACGGTGGTAAAGGCGCAAATTCATGCAGGTGGACGTGGTAAAGCGGGCGGTGTGAAGGTGGCCAAAAGCTTGGATGAAGTTCGTACTTATGCTTCTGAAATTTTGGGTAAGGTGCTGGTGACACATCAGACCGGGCCCGAAGGCAAAGAGGTTAAACGCCTTTTGGTAGAGGAAGGCTGCGATATTCGTAAAGAGTATTACGTCGGTGTTGTCGTGGATCGTGCGACCGGACGTGTCGTGATCATGGCCTCGGAAGAAGGCGGTACGGAAATCGAAGAGGTAGCTGCGGCTACTCCGGAGAAAATTTTTAAAGCGGTTGTTGATCCGGCGATTGGGCTTCAGGTATATCAGGCGCGCAAACTGGCGTATGACATTAACATCCCGAATGAGCTGGTGAACAAGGCGGTTAAGTTCATGCAGGCGCTCTATGAAGCTTTTGTGGACAAGGATTGTTCGATTGCAGAGATCAATCCGTTGGTCGTCACAGGTGACGGGAATGTGCTGGCATTGGATGCCAAACTGAATTTTGACTCTAATGCGTTGTTCCGCCACAAGGATATTTTGGAACTGCGTGATTTGGACGAAGAGGATGAGAAGGAAATAGAAGCTTCCAAATACGATCTGAGCTACATCGCATTGGACGGAAATATTGGTTGTATGGTCAACGGCGCAGGTCTTGCAATGGCGACGATGGACATTATCAAATATTACGGCGGCGATCCGGCCAACTTCCTGGACGTAGGGGGCGGTGCGACGACAGAAAAGGTAACCGAAGCGTTTAAAATCATTTTGTCCGATCCGAAGGTAGAAGGCATTTTTGTGAACATTTTCGGCGGAATTATGCAATGTGATATCATTGCGAACGGTGTGGTGGAGGCTGCCAAGCAATTGGGGCTGACACGTCCGCTTGTTGTCCGTCTCGAAGGTACGAATGTCGAGTTGGGTAAACAGATTTTGGCGGAATCCGGTTTGAATATCGTGGCGGCTGATTCCATGGCGGACGGTGCCCAGAAAATCGTCGAACTTGTTCAATAG
- the dprA gene encoding DNA-processing protein DprA, producing the protein MEERWLLLGLHELEGIGRKTIQRIWSSDYQLHELLHFSEQKWIEVGLNPTQARIAAQRYNEDWVHERYERVRSGDIGVITYVDEDYPLLMKETVDAPWVLYTKGDISLLHTCSVAMVGTRIPTAYGRRAAEMLTEGLCDAGITVVSGLARGIDSICHEAALRRGGNTIGVLGTAIDQIYPPQNASLFAEMASKGLIVSEYPPGTRSHPGMFPQRNRIIAGLTRGTVVVEADVRSGSLITADAALEVDRDVFAVPGPITSPKSRGTLSLIKQGAKTVTEASDIVEEYVADLRTRDVSSYNREQSLDVNGVSKVPASETSEEKRVVLLLEQGTLTLDELLEATAWDFGLLHSVLLSLIIKKRISQLAGTKYKLI; encoded by the coding sequence TTGGAAGAAAGATGGCTTTTGCTGGGTTTGCATGAATTAGAGGGTATCGGTAGAAAAACAATTCAGCGTATTTGGTCGAGTGACTACCAACTGCATGAACTGCTGCATTTTAGCGAACAGAAATGGATTGAGGTAGGATTAAATCCCACTCAGGCCCGTATAGCGGCGCAGCGTTACAATGAAGATTGGGTACATGAAAGATATGAGCGGGTTCGATCCGGCGATATCGGAGTGATTACTTATGTGGATGAGGATTATCCCCTATTAATGAAAGAAACGGTTGACGCGCCTTGGGTATTGTATACGAAAGGGGACATTTCACTTTTGCATACATGCTCTGTAGCTATGGTGGGGACCCGCATTCCTACGGCTTATGGACGTAGAGCGGCTGAAATGCTGACAGAGGGATTGTGTGATGCGGGCATTACAGTAGTCAGTGGATTGGCGAGAGGGATCGACAGTATTTGCCACGAAGCTGCTCTGCGCCGGGGAGGCAATACGATTGGGGTGCTTGGAACGGCAATTGATCAAATTTACCCGCCCCAAAATGCATCTTTATTTGCAGAGATGGCGAGCAAAGGGTTGATTGTATCGGAATATCCACCAGGCACCAGATCGCATCCGGGAATGTTTCCGCAGCGTAACCGGATCATTGCTGGTCTGACACGGGGAACCGTTGTGGTAGAAGCAGATGTAAGAAGCGGTTCTCTAATTACAGCTGATGCTGCGTTGGAGGTGGATCGAGATGTGTTCGCTGTTCCTGGACCGATTACATCACCGAAGAGCAGAGGTACGTTAAGTTTGATTAAGCAAGGGGCGAAAACGGTCACCGAAGCTTCGGATATTGTAGAGGAGTACGTCGCCGATTTGCGTACAAGGGATGTTTCTTCATACAATAGAGAGCAGAGTCTGGATGTGAATGGTGTCTCCAAAGTACCAGCGAGTGAGACTTCCGAGGAAAAACGCGTCGTGCTGTTACTGGAGCAGGGAACCCTGACACTGGATGAACTGCTTGAAGCGACTGCATGGGATTTTGGACTTTTA
- a CDS encoding ribonuclease HII, giving the protein MHRDRQVWSMEEKAVTDMLRYEKECREQSYERIAGIDEVGRGCLFGDVVAAAVILPNGELLEGVDDSKKLTDKKRETYYELIMEKAIAVGVGYVDARTIDAINIKQAARLAMKQAVEALHVSPDYLLVDAEKVDLPISQLSIIKGDANSQSIAAASIIAKVTRDRLCKGEWDAKYPEYGIGIHKGYATKLHREQILTLGPTAMHRRSFLGNLLIEQPTLFDL; this is encoded by the coding sequence ATACATAGAGATAGGCAGGTATGGAGTATGGAAGAAAAAGCGGTAACGGACATGCTGCGCTATGAAAAAGAGTGCCGGGAGCAATCCTATGAGCGCATCGCTGGCATTGATGAGGTAGGCCGAGGATGTTTATTCGGGGATGTTGTGGCTGCGGCGGTCATTTTGCCGAACGGTGAGCTGCTGGAGGGCGTGGATGATTCCAAAAAGCTGACAGACAAGAAGAGGGAAACCTACTATGAGCTGATTATGGAAAAGGCTATTGCCGTAGGAGTCGGGTATGTGGACGCACGAACGATTGATGCTATCAATATTAAACAGGCAGCTCGTTTGGCTATGAAGCAGGCTGTTGAGGCTCTGCATGTATCTCCTGATTATTTACTTGTAGATGCAGAAAAGGTGGATTTGCCTATTTCACAGCTTTCTATTATTAAAGGAGATGCGAACAGCCAGTCTATTGCTGCGGCCTCTATTATTGCCAAGGTAACCCGTGATCGATTGTGCAAAGGTGAATGGGATGCAAAGTACCCGGAATATGGGATTGGCATACATAAAGGTTACGCTACGAAGCTGCATAGGGAACAAATTTTGACGCTGGGACCTACAGCAATGCATAGACGCAGCTTTCTTGGTAATTTGTTGATCGAGCAACCGACGTTGTTTGACCTGTAA
- a CDS encoding YifB family Mg chelatase-like AAA ATPase, with protein MYGKLHGACLYGIDGVLIEVETDLSNGLPQTAIIGLPDSAIREAVERVRAAIKNCGFKYPSQRVTINLAPADLRKEGSSFDFAIALGLLTTSGQVVLPAGERTLFIGELALDGSIRPVNGVLSMVDLAKREGFHSVLLPEENAGEARLITGIRIYAVRHLMDLIPAKDHAQYIIERQSKDRNSNYLPDPIHGELINQVTNQITKQAIDPAPNPVSNQVENHDHGKRITARQQIIIHSYEHLLSADQIPMREVKEMIDVMEDYSDVLGQQHAKRALVIAAAGMHNIVLIGPPGAGKTMLIRRLPSILPPLTEKEALEVTKIYSAAGKWKESSPHLMNIRPFRSPHHTISAAGLVGGGGIPKPGEISLAHRGILFLDELPEFSRHVLEVLRQPLEDRNVTISRSRAVFKYPAHFLLAASMNPCHCGFFGSDTQHQRCTCSPAAVARYRSRISGPLLDRIDLQLEVSQPKDWREEKESLSSAEMRRQVLAAQAIQIDRYSKLPFSWNSELSGQMLRKYAVLEHNAAELLDQTMDALGLSMRAYDRILKLSRTIADLNQSEKITVSHVAEAIQYRNMDRAHASFSEE; from the coding sequence ATGTATGGAAAACTACATGGAGCTTGTCTTTATGGAATAGACGGTGTTTTGATTGAAGTGGAGACTGATTTGTCAAACGGGTTGCCTCAAACTGCGATCATCGGATTGCCGGATTCGGCCATTCGAGAGGCTGTGGAGCGCGTAAGAGCAGCGATCAAAAACTGCGGTTTCAAATATCCGTCCCAGCGTGTAACCATAAATTTGGCTCCTGCTGATTTACGTAAGGAAGGCTCATCCTTTGACTTTGCTATCGCTTTGGGACTGCTGACAACCAGCGGACAAGTCGTTTTACCTGCGGGGGAACGGACGTTATTTATCGGTGAACTAGCGTTGGACGGAAGTATTCGCCCCGTGAACGGGGTATTGTCTATGGTTGATTTGGCCAAGCGAGAAGGATTCCATTCGGTGCTGCTTCCTGAAGAAAATGCAGGGGAAGCACGTCTGATCACGGGTATACGTATTTACGCTGTTCGTCATCTGATGGATCTCATTCCAGCAAAAGATCACGCACAATACATTATTGAACGCCAATCAAAAGATCGGAATTCTAACTACCTACCTGATCCAATTCATGGCGAGCTCATTAACCAAGTCACTAACCAAATCACTAAGCAAGCTATTGATCCAGCTCCTAACCCAGTCTCGAATCAAGTCGAAAATCATGATCATGGCAAGCGTATTACCGCTAGACAGCAGATCATTATCCATTCTTATGAGCATTTGCTTTCGGCAGATCAGATACCCATGCGTGAGGTCAAAGAGATGATTGACGTTATGGAGGATTACAGCGATGTGTTGGGTCAGCAACACGCCAAACGAGCGCTGGTTATCGCTGCTGCCGGAATGCACAATATCGTCCTTATTGGGCCACCAGGTGCCGGAAAAACGATGCTTATCCGCAGGCTGCCATCCATTCTGCCGCCCTTGACCGAAAAAGAGGCACTGGAGGTTACCAAAATATACAGCGCCGCCGGGAAGTGGAAGGAGTCGTCGCCTCATTTGATGAACATTCGCCCCTTCCGTTCACCTCATCATACGATTTCCGCTGCTGGACTGGTGGGAGGCGGCGGCATTCCCAAGCCGGGAGAAATTAGCCTTGCGCATCGGGGGATTTTATTTCTGGATGAGTTACCTGAGTTTAGTCGTCATGTGCTAGAGGTGCTGAGGCAGCCGTTGGAAGATCGCAATGTAACAATCAGCCGTTCACGTGCAGTTTTTAAGTACCCGGCGCACTTTTTACTTGCCGCTTCTATGAATCCGTGTCACTGCGGCTTTTTCGGAAGTGATACGCAGCATCAGCGCTGTACCTGTTCACCTGCTGCGGTAGCCCGCTATCGTTCACGTATTTCTGGTCCGTTGCTGGACCGGATCGATCTTCAGCTTGAGGTATCGCAACCGAAGGATTGGCGGGAGGAAAAGGAGTCATTGTCGTCCGCTGAAATGCGAAGACAGGTACTAGCTGCTCAAGCGATACAAATCGACAGGTACAGCAAGCTTCCTTTTTCATGGAATAGCGAACTTTCCGGTCAAATGCTCCGTAAATATGCGGTGTTAGAACACAACGCGGCAGAACTGCTTGACCAGACGATGGATGCACTCGGTTTAAGCATGCGTGCGTATGATCGAATTCTCAAGTTGTCACGCACCATCGCAGACTTGAATCAATCAGAGAAGATCACCGTGTCGCATGTAGCAGAAGCCATTCAATATCGGAATATGGACAGAGCACATGCCAGTTTTTCAGAAGAATAA
- the trmD gene encoding tRNA (guanosine(37)-N1)-methyltransferase TrmD yields MRVDVLTLFPEMFDGVFNASILGKARDKGIISLQAVNFRQYAGNKHGQVDDTPYGGGGGMVLKPDPIFAAVEALLDEAECPTILGNTDEVVQGEQVGSSTGLKAPRIILMCPQGETFTQKKAEELAKEDHLIFICGHYEGYDERIREHLVTDELSIGDYVLTGGELPAMVVIDSVARLLPGVLGNETSAVTDSFSTGLLEYPHYTRPAEFRGWKVPEVLLSGHHVNIDAWRRQEALRRTMERRPDLLEQAELTSKERVWIEEQRKMD; encoded by the coding sequence ATGCGTGTGGATGTGCTGACCCTGTTTCCCGAAATGTTCGACGGTGTATTTAATGCAAGCATTCTGGGAAAAGCAAGGGATAAGGGAATCATATCGCTGCAAGCGGTTAATTTTCGTCAATATGCCGGGAACAAGCATGGTCAAGTGGATGATACACCCTATGGCGGCGGGGGCGGGATGGTATTAAAGCCTGACCCGATTTTCGCTGCGGTGGAGGCGCTACTGGATGAAGCAGAGTGTCCAACCATATTAGGGAACACAGACGAAGTTGTTCAAGGTGAACAGGTCGGGTCTAGTACAGGTTTGAAAGCTCCGCGTATTATTTTGATGTGTCCGCAAGGTGAGACTTTTACGCAAAAGAAAGCGGAGGAGCTTGCTAAAGAGGACCATCTTATTTTTATATGTGGGCATTATGAGGGCTATGATGAGCGTATCCGCGAGCATTTGGTGACGGATGAGCTTTCTATCGGAGATTATGTGCTGACTGGTGGGGAACTGCCTGCCATGGTCGTTATAGATAGTGTGGCACGGTTGCTGCCTGGAGTGCTGGGTAATGAAACGAGTGCAGTAACGGACTCTTTCAGTACGGGTCTGCTGGAGTACCCGCATTATACCAGGCCTGCTGAGTTTCGGGGCTGGAAGGTACCAGAGGTGCTGTTGTCAGGACATCACGTTAATATTGATGCATGGAGACGGCAGGAGGCACTGCGTCGTACGATGGAACGTCGACCGGATCTGCTGGAGCAGGCTGAATTGACAAGCAAGGAACGGGTATGGATAGAGGAACAGCGCAAGATGGATTGA
- the rplS gene encoding 50S ribosomal protein L19, with product MNIVQAITEEQLRKDLPNFRPGDTLKVHVKVIEGTRERIQLFEGVVIKRRGGGISETFTVRKISYGVGVERTFPLHSPKIDKIDVARRGKVRRAKLYYLRELRGKAARIKEIRR from the coding sequence ATGAATATCGTCCAAGCGATCACTGAAGAACAACTGCGTAAAGATTTGCCTAACTTTCGTCCCGGTGACACTTTGAAAGTGCACGTGAAAGTTATTGAGGGAACTCGTGAGCGTATCCAGTTGTTTGAAGGTGTTGTAATTAAACGCCGTGGTGGTGGAATCAGTGAGACTTTTACAGTTCGTAAAATTTCTTACGGTGTAGGTGTGGAAAGAACTTTCCCGCTTCATTCCCCGAAAATCGATAAAATCGACGTGGCTCGCCGTGGTAAAGTGCGTCGTGCGAAGCTTTATTATCTTCGTGAACTGCGCGGTAAAGCAGCGAGAATTAAAGAAATTCGTCGTTAA
- the sucD gene encoding succinate--CoA ligase subunit alpha, with protein sequence MSILVDKHTKVITQGITGKTALFHAKGALDYGTQMVGGTSPGKGGTEVEITLENGQQVKLPVFNTVSEAKVATGATASVIYVPPAFAADSILEAVDAELDLVICITEGIPVLDMIRVKRFMEGKKTVLIGPNCPGVITPGECKIGIMPGYIHLPGHVGVVSRSGTLTYEAVHQLTTRGIGQSSAVGIGGDPVKGSEFIDILHRFNEDPNTHAVILIGEIGGTAEEEAAEWIRDNMTKPVVGFIGGVTAPPGKRMGHAGAIISGGKGTAKEKIATLEACGIKVAPTPSEMGSTLVSVLEARGILNLCTTH encoded by the coding sequence GTGAGTATTTTGGTCGATAAGCATACAAAGGTGATTACACAGGGGATTACGGGAAAAACGGCGTTATTCCACGCCAAAGGTGCGCTTGATTATGGCACTCAGATGGTAGGAGGCACCTCTCCAGGCAAGGGCGGCACCGAGGTGGAAATTACGCTGGAGAACGGACAGCAGGTCAAGTTGCCTGTGTTTAATACAGTGAGCGAAGCGAAGGTTGCTACAGGCGCGACAGCGAGTGTTATTTATGTGCCGCCTGCTTTTGCTGCGGATTCCATTTTGGAGGCTGTGGATGCAGAGTTGGACCTCGTGATCTGTATAACCGAGGGCATTCCGGTGCTTGATATGATTAGGGTCAAACGCTTTATGGAAGGTAAAAAGACCGTTCTGATCGGCCCTAACTGTCCAGGAGTAATTACACCTGGAGAGTGCAAAATTGGCATCATGCCAGGTTACATTCATCTGCCGGGCCATGTAGGCGTTGTGTCGCGAAGCGGCACGCTAACCTATGAAGCAGTACATCAGCTGACTACCCGGGGCATCGGACAATCCTCTGCGGTTGGTATCGGAGGGGACCCAGTTAAAGGTTCGGAATTTATTGATATTTTGCATCGCTTCAATGAAGATCCTAACACGCATGCTGTCATTCTGATCGGAGAAATCGGCGGTACAGCTGAGGAGGAAGCAGCAGAGTGGATCCGGGACAATATGACGAAACCGGTGGTCGGTTTTATCGGCGGTGTGACTGCGCCTCCAGGCAAACGAATGGGGCATGCAGGCGCCATCATTTCCGGCGGAAAAGGAACGGCCAAGGAGAAAATCGCTACGCTTGAAGCCTGTGGTATCAAGGTAGCACCGACTCCTTCCGAGATGGGCTCGACGCTGGTCAGTGTGCTGGAAGCGCGTGGTATTTTGAATTTATGTACGACACATTAA
- a CDS encoding EscU/YscU/HrcU family type III secretion system export apparatus switch protein codes for MKEPLEAPSPSRKKAVALKYTPGESEAPIVVAKGSGRIADSILEKAKEHGVPVQEDAALVEVLSKLDLDEQIPAELYQLVAEVLTYIYQMDKLAPRDDG; via the coding sequence ATGAAAGAGCCGTTGGAGGCTCCTTCTCCGTCCAGGAAGAAGGCTGTCGCCCTTAAATATACGCCCGGTGAGAGCGAAGCCCCAATCGTCGTTGCCAAAGGAAGCGGTCGTATTGCGGATAGCATTTTGGAAAAAGCCAAAGAGCACGGCGTTCCCGTTCAAGAGGATGCCGCACTGGTTGAAGTATTGTCCAAGCTTGATTTGGATGAGCAAATTCCTGCTGAGCTATATCAGTTAGTGGCAGAGGTGCTCACCTATATATATCAAATGGATAAGCTTGCTCCAAGGGATGACGGCTGA
- the ylqF gene encoding ribosome biogenesis GTPase YlqF: MTIQWFPGHMTRARRQIEAKLKLIDLVIELIDARLPLSSRNPMIDDILQGKPRMIILNKADLADPVVSQQWIAYFKEQGHIAFQVDATTGTGMKEIPVQAKLLLKEKIDRQISKGMNPRPMRALIVGIPNVGKSTLINRMAGRSIAATGDRPGVTKAQQWIKTGEIELLDTPGILWPKFEDQNVGYRLAVTGAIKEEILNVEDIAFFATKYLVQYYWDELAARFELTERPEDTENADEIVSVMEAIGRKRGCIVSGGRVDLEKSSKIILRELRAGKLGRFSLEAPY; encoded by the coding sequence GTGACGATTCAATGGTTTCCTGGTCATATGACCAGAGCGCGCCGCCAAATTGAAGCAAAATTAAAGCTGATTGATTTGGTAATTGAGCTGATTGATGCTCGTTTGCCGCTTTCCAGCCGGAATCCAATGATTGATGATATTTTGCAGGGCAAGCCGCGAATGATTATTTTAAATAAGGCAGATTTGGCAGACCCGGTCGTATCACAGCAATGGATTGCCTACTTTAAGGAGCAGGGGCATATCGCTTTTCAGGTGGATGCTACAACAGGTACAGGAATGAAAGAAATTCCGGTTCAGGCCAAGTTGCTGCTCAAGGAGAAGATAGATCGGCAGATTTCTAAAGGTATGAACCCACGTCCTATGCGTGCTTTGATTGTTGGTATACCGAATGTCGGTAAGTCCACCCTGATCAACCGTATGGCAGGACGTAGCATTGCAGCTACAGGCGATCGTCCTGGGGTGACGAAGGCACAGCAATGGATCAAGACTGGTGAAATTGAGTTGCTGGATACACCGGGTATTTTGTGGCCCAAATTCGAGGATCAGAATGTTGGTTATCGTCTAGCGGTTACAGGTGCGATCAAGGAAGAGATTTTGAATGTCGAGGATATCGCTTTTTTCGCGACAAAATATTTGGTTCAATATTACTGGGATGAGCTGGCAGCGCGCTTTGAGCTGACTGAACGTCCCGAGGATACGGAAAATGCCGATGAAATTGTCAGTGTCATGGAAGCGATTGGACGTAAACGCGGCTGTATTGTCAGCGGTGGACGTGTAGATCTCGAAAAGTCGTCAAAAATCATTTTGCGTGAGCTGCGTGCAGGTAAGCTGGGACGTTTCAGTTTGGAAGCTCCTTACTGA
- the lepB gene encoding signal peptidase I, which produces MEQEVGQGAIQQPTDQDGTPKRKPKNEIFEWIKAIVIALVLVFLIRWFLFKPFIVDGPSMQPNFHTGERVIVNEILYDFRSPKPGEVIVFHVPDEGRDFIKRVIAVEGDTVKVEGDTITVNGKPIQEPYLKAPLEEAHKNGELYNKFTNFPNENFKDGKVPAGHIFVMGDNRSNSTDSRMIGYIDLKEVVGRADVIFWPVKDMKWINH; this is translated from the coding sequence ATGGAGCAAGAAGTAGGACAAGGAGCTATACAGCAGCCGACTGATCAGGATGGTACACCCAAGCGTAAACCGAAAAATGAGATTTTTGAGTGGATTAAGGCCATCGTTATCGCGTTAGTGTTGGTCTTTTTAATCCGTTGGTTTCTTTTTAAGCCGTTTATTGTGGATGGCCCGTCGATGCAGCCTAACTTTCATACCGGAGAACGTGTCATTGTAAATGAAATTTTGTATGACTTCCGTTCCCCAAAACCGGGAGAGGTAATCGTGTTTCATGTCCCGGATGAGGGAAGAGACTTCATTAAGCGCGTCATTGCCGTTGAGGGCGACACGGTTAAGGTGGAAGGTGACACGATTACGGTGAATGGTAAACCTATTCAGGAGCCTTACTTGAAAGCTCCGTTGGAGGAAGCGCACAAAAATGGTGAGCTTTACAACAAGTTTACAAATTTCCCGAATGAAAATTTTAAGGATGGTAAAGTTCCGGCAGGACATATTTTTGTTATGGGGGATAACCGTTCCAACAGTACAGACAGTCGGATGATTGGATATATTGATTTGAAGGAAGTCGTCGGCCGTGCTGATGTTATTTTCTGGCCGGTGAAGGATATGAAGTGGATTAACCACTAG